TTTTTTGGAACAGTAataacaccacacacacacacacaaaaagttaaataaatgaaaatacataccgtatatacttgagtataagccgacccgaatataagccggggGGAACCATATTTTACCacgaaaaactgggaaaacgcattgacttgagtataagcctagggtttccatctgcatgcctcactgtgcctcgtgtccatgcctcactgtgtccatgcctcactgtgcccatgcctcactgtgcctcactgtgtccataactagacttatgtttaacatgggagtatatagaaggggttcccagctttgaaaaatcagagCTCCCCAGCCGTTTCGGGTGCAGGGGACCTACAACTAGCCAGTACtcggtccccaaatttaccggagaaattaccgtttaacatgggagtccgaattttaaaaatcggtgctccccgatcataggtcccctggacaataaactttgcacactattagagaaagagaggagctaaatgtgtgccaagtttggggtccagggaagCTACGGCTagtcggtaccaggtccccaaaatccggaagatcaggcacaaaaaggtaaggcctcgtacacacgacgagtttctcggcaaaaaccagcaagaaacttgctgggagatatttttttgcagaggaaaccggtcgtgtgtacattttcgtagaggaaactgtcgagaaactcgacgagccaaaaagaaagcatgttctctatttccttgacgggaatggagaaaattggcttgtcgagtttctcgaaggCTTCAcaggaaactcgacgagcaaaacgatgtgtttcgcccatcgagtttctcggtcgtgtgtacgaggccttactcgagtataagccgaggggggcattttcagcacaaaagaatgtgttgaaaaactcagcttatactcgagtatatacggtacctaaCATTTATGCAAGCATCTTTTTAGGAGATTTTATAGTTCCCTTagcaactaataaaaaaaaaaaaaaacttgcatccAGCAGAAGCAATGAGAGGAAATCATAAAGCACATATGGAGTGGAGAAAGAtccctgatgttttttatttgataATCCCCAAAGATTTATGTTACCCCCATGCAAGTTTGACTGCATGGCTGAATTCACCCACCACATGAGTGATTAAGGAACTTGTGTAACAGCCATACCTCTAGTGCTTCCACCAATTTAAAATGACTTATTACGTAACACCATATTCTACAGAATACTGCCACTGAGCAATAAGGAAGCTCCCTTCTAATTCACCTGGGGCTCCCAAAGCATTTATTAGGGGGCTTCCTCCTCACTCTCCACAGAGCCACACTCTGCTTTGCTTTAGAGAACATCACTAGCACAAAAGGCAGCAACTGCAATAGTCCACAGTTCTTCACTGTTCACTTCAACAAGATGATGAAGCCACTACAGATATTATTCTGTTCAATTTTATGTCTGTCTTCTGCTCTGACTATTGCTGTAGATGTTCAAGAGATGGATAATCATATACTAGTGACCGAAAAAGGCAAGTACTAAAAACGTTttctttaaatatgtttttagtTATTGTTCTTCAAATTATTTTACATGATTACTTCTctttctgtgtatatatatatatatatatatattaactattactattattttattcttAAAATTGTCTTACATTTATACTTctgttgtatatgtatatacagtatacatttatttatttatttttgataggAAACTTGTTAAGTTTACTGTTTCTGTTGAAAGATGTAAGAATTGCCAGCGATCTTTAAAATGTTAAGCTAAGCAATATAACTAGAGACAATGAAAACTTGTATCTTTTATATTGTAGTGACTTTACCAGATTGCAAACTAAAAGAACATACAAAATGGGATAAAATGATGACGACGCTGGAGAACTCTCACATGAGACAGAATATGCTGCTTCAGTATTTTGAAGAATTTAAGGTGGAACTACAGATTGTGCAAAGAGAGCTTTGGCAGCTAAGAGCAAAAACATCAGGATCCTGTAAAGACTGCTTTAAGAGCATTACAGCGGATTTTTCAAGCCTGCTGGATTCAAAGTGTCAGCCACAACACACTTTGAATAAAAATGTGGAAGAATCAATTGCTGTAAATCAGGACATAGAAGACAGACTTCAACGCATTGAAAATCTCTTGAAATGAGAAGATGCAGATCAGAATAAAGTAGAACCTGCAGACGAAGCAGAAAGCGATTCTGTTTTGGCACGATTACCTGCAGGTAAATCAACTGTACTAGGTAGTAGTCATTGTTTGAAACAACAATAACTTTATTCCTAACATGtacatacagattttttttctctgcacagAATATTGATCCTTATTTTGGTCACCATGTAAGATGCTGTAAATTTCTTCAAATAGCATTTACAGGATATAACAAGGAGGAATACCAGTTACAGCGTTTGTCATGAACAGTCTCAGATCCAAAGACAACGCTGACAAATAGAAAATGATATATGAGCATCTCCAGATGTGCTGAATGTTTTATACTGTGAGCTTTTGTAACCCTTGTGTCTTTTGATTATAAGTCAGACAGTTAGCATTAGATTGTGTATAAAGTAATAACTGATATAGCTTCATAACAAAAATGTGCGccaaagaagggggaggggctcaGCTCAGAGAATTGAGCCAGCAGCGTTACTTCCACAAGCAGTTTAAAAGTGCTGAGTAATCCTTCTTCCAGATTAGTTCACTGGCATCCAAATACTATTGCTGTTAATCTGAACTGTAAAAGAAAACTTCTGCTAGGAGTTGGATTTTCCATTTACTGAAAATGTGAAATGGCTGTGCAAAATATCtgcatttagccctggttcacattgatgctactttaaaattgcgctacttcacttgaagtagcgcaatttcaaagtagcaaggtcagcgctatttcagctgctacttgatagacatctgtgtggcttcatacacagatgtccattgaaatcgcacctgaaatcattaaaagtagtgcaggaactacttttgcaaatcggtgcggtgTCGCAAAATCGGTgttgcaccgattggaacagtgccattgcctccaataggctgcgacttgtcatgcgatttaatctctcaaatcgcatgacaaatcgctccaatgtgaacctaggctttgaAAGAATGTGTGGATATGTAATCAGGCTGTCCCAGCACTGGAAAGCCAACAATGGTAAATAAGCAGGGTTAGAGGACTATAGAATATACATAGTCTGCTATGTAGCTCACAGTCATAAGAACaactacaaaaaacacaaaaaaaacatagtgACTGATGCTTGAATTTGGCAAAAGATTTGCTATTTTAGAACTATTGAAATCCTGCCTTACAGGCTGTAACTTTACACTCAAGAGCAGACCTTAGCCTAGCTTTTCACATACATGTAGAAGCAGCACTAGGGTTTCATTAGCAAAGGCAAACATGTCTCTATAAAAGGATGATCAAAGCCAACATAAGACTAGCCATGTACGTTTAGAAATcactaaggctcggttcacactgtcacctcatccattgcatagcaggggtccggtgcgtgctggttcaccgttacaggtccgatttcagcccgcgttttgggctgaattcgaacctaaaacacaccaaaaaagcaCATGTTTTTCTTGCACACCGCACCAGACCCGCTGAAGAGATAGGTAAACCGGCTCTATAGAGagtcagtcacattctcctgctatgcgaactgGATGCGAAGAAtcgcgcattcaatttgcataggtgtgaaccgtgCCAGAATCATTGAACGAGAGAAATCATTTGATTTCCCCCTCCACGCTAAAGAGCATGGATGGAGGAACCTACCCTGCTGGCTGTTGTATTCAAACACAGTACCTGTGGCTGTCTATGGACAaaaaaacagtgactgcatctgattggatacgTTTGAGAATTTTCCACCCAactctttgcattttttttgtcaaaattagtCAAGCTAGGGGGTGTCATCCGAATCAGAAGGAATcagtcaaaaataaaataatgcataAATATTATTGGTGTATGGTACACATCGTAAACAAAAGGCTTATTGCTAGAGTACATGTCGTTTTTTCTAACCAGTAAACAGTTGATAACTGTGTATACAGTGAGGACTGCCAGAATGTGTAGTTCCCTTGTTAATGTGTTCCGTGCCTCTGCTGCTGGAAGAGCACTGCATACTCAGTGACATCACCTAATCATCAGCTTTATGAATTAGAGCTGAGGTCCATCTGGAGACAAATCAATCCCTCAGTACAGCTGGCTTCAATCATTGCCTTCTGACCAAGAAAGAATGTGTCATTCAATAAAGAAATGCTACATAATGCTGGAATTACGAGGGCTAGTTTGATTAGAAACTGAATGGCCATGTTAGGAGTAGCAATATGGAAGTTCTGGCATTTGCCAGATGGTCTGCTGTAGCCAAGACATCCTATGGCTAGGAATTTGTATACTGTACAATATTGTTCAAAGCTATGCTCCAGTCAGACAGCTACATATACAGGTGAAACACACATATGTGAAATGTTTATTCTTCTGGAATATTTTAATAGTGTTCAGTTatgccctgcacacacgatcggacctttgtccgaccaaattcacatcggaattccatcggaggaaaagagaacatgttctctatgtaatctctgatggaattcatctgaatttccgatggaatttctcagatggggcatacacacggtcggaatttccaatggaaaaagtccgtcagacttttttcatcagaaattccgatcgtgtgtatgaggccttacactTGTGATTCTCATGCTCCTGCAACACTACATAGCCTGGAGGATGACACCCTCAAGCCTTCAGCTCTGTGGTTTTGTGATGTTTTATACCGCTTCTAGTGCCTGAAACATGTTAGGATGACAACATAATGCAtatgatagattatatatatatatatatatatatatatatatatatatatttattatagtgtATGACTGACTCATAGTGCTGTTTGCTGATTCCTAATATACAGGGGGCTAAAGGAAGTCAAATAGGAGATTTCTTTAAAGTAATTACCGGTATACCTAATCATTAACAAAAAAGACCTTATGGTTTTCAAAGTATTACTGGACTAAAAATGTGTTATATTCATGTTCTGTTTTGAATATTATAGCCAGTGGTCTTACCTAATGCCCATATAACCTTTATTATTCTGGTTCAACAGTGATGCCAATAGAAACATTAAAGATAGTTCAAAAGCTACCCAATATTATacacaaaaaaattcaataatataACAAAACATGAAATAATGAATACGAAGATGTCAGGATGGAAGTTACATCCAAGGCTCTATCAAATGCTGTAGGCTGGCACCTTTTACCAAAAGTAATGCTAGTAACAAACAGAGCAAGCCTAAGCAGCATTACATATGGTTAGGTAGTCTGTCTGTGCCAGCAGTACATTTGGCAGTCAGCCAATGGCAGCCTCAGCTGTGAAAggtagcagttttcctgacaggttcTCTCCTGAtatgttgggatccacccagatgcatgACCAGCAGATGGCTCACCCTCTCAGTGTACCGCTGAGAGCCTAAGCTAACCACTCAGCCACAGAGGTAGATGTGGATGTTGGATGATGCCTTAACAAAGCCTTCAACAGAGAAAGAGGATAAAGGCATTGTTGGTAATAGTACTGTTATCCttgtgaaaagtaaaaaaatacttgtgtcaaagcggagttccacccaaaaatttaacttctgcttttccggttcctccccccctccggtgttacatttggcacctttttaggggggaggggggggcagatacctgtataatacaggtatttgctcccactttcatCGATCTACTCCATGTTAGGCAAATACATTTATTCCTCACGTGAAAAAAGGTGCAGAACCAAGCAAATTAATCCTGTGTGCCACAGTAGACAAATGTATCCTATAATTCTGTTAaattacatacacatacatataacgACCTGCTCTATGTGTGAGCAGGCTGTCCTGTTCATGACAAATGCCCCAAAGAAGCTCCAAACTTTTTTTAGAGCAGAGTGTGCTCTTTTTGGTGTGCGTTTGTTGCACAGCAGACAAGAAACTGCTAACAGCGCTTGTACTGCCATTAACTTTTAATCTCACTGCAAGTGTTATTTGCGTTTGCAGCACAATTCCAAACATGTAGAAAAGTGTGTGTTTTGTTGTGCATTCGGGAACGCCCAAATGTGAAAGGAGCCTCATTGTTCTTTTGTAAAAACACCAATTTTACTttcagggcccattcacacctagcatAGTGGGAGCACACTTTTTTTGCCTAGTTTTTCCCACAACACACATAGGGGAGCCCACTGATTTCAATTGTTGTAGGGCTGCCCTACAACTGGGCAAAGTAAGCCATGGGAAATTGTGGCATGTTGCGGTTTGCTGCATTTTTCATATGgtaaaatgtgtgtttgcttctgcattTAGGGTACCATTAACAATTAAGAGCACTGAAAGTGCAACTTGttcattttaggtgtataaaggtggtcatacactatacaatctgattgcacaaCCTCTGTATGTTCTCCTTTATAGTAAGAGGACACACTTATCTATCTAATTACCCTGTATacaatcaggcaggctcttgtactacatagttgatggtaaaTCTATAggatattgtacaatcagattgtatagtgcatGGTGAGCTTTACAAAATCCAGGGCACACTTCTCCTATTTTCAACACTACAGCTCTACTCCACTTTTCTCTTTTCTGCAAAGGAGGTACATTAATGTCATATTGTATTGGTACATAGAGGAGctggaattttgaaaaaaaatgaacttagccttaaaagtgattgtaaataatcaccttgtaaaacaacccattcagttaaaaatagaaatgaagggcaaaacattataaataccttttttcccatttttataagtgatcacattccctctattCTCAGCTGCATAGAAGCTGAGGGAGGAGGAGCAACAGCAGGAGTATAGATGTGCATCAGGGATGTGTCAGGACAAATCTAATTATTGGTGGAGAGtaaactgagttcccagcatagctagagaactggccACACTGTGCTCTCCTACTTAGTGTggccagtttttaataggaaggcacggggactggcaggaacaccagggatttcacacaaaggaagcaatacaaagagaacaggaaactttctcatacaagtacatggtacatcaggcacatatcaggacaggaacatgaagtgttggggtaacaaacgctttaaagcggttctccaccctaaagtggagtcccgctgatcggaaccctccccccctccggtgtcacatttgactaaagacaggtatttgcacccacttccggcccggcattcacgggcaaaagacgggcattccgtcacatcccgtcacctcccccccccccccgttgtgtgctgggaacactcggctcccagcacacagcgggagccaatcggagggcgcggcgcgactcgcgcatgcgcctcagcgcttcacttcctggttccctcagcgtggatggcggggggagcagcagagagacgagcgatcgctcgtc
The sequence above is drawn from the Rana temporaria chromosome 4, aRanTem1.1, whole genome shotgun sequence genome and encodes:
- the LOC120936695 gene encoding pentraxin-related protein PTX3-like; this translates as MMKPLQILFCSILCLSSALTIAVDVQEMDNHILVTEKVTLPDCKLKEHTKWDKMMTTLENSHMRQNMLLQYFEEFKVELQIVQRELWQLRAKTSGSCKDCFKSITADFSSLLDSKCQPQHTLNKNVEESIAVNQDIEDRLQRIENLLK